The following are from one region of the Moritella sp. 24 genome:
- a CDS encoding ABC transporter transmembrane domain-containing protein, protein MSNIFSNKVNDTQAFTSLLPIFAFIKPYKLMVFYALLALLVTAGVNLSLGQGVKFVINNGFIAGSESQLKTAILALIVLITLLAVGTFSRFYLMSWLGERVSADIRKAVFNQVIKLHPSYFEENRSGEIMSRLTTDTSLLQSIIGSSFSMALRSVLMLIGGLIMLLVTNLGLTLWVVACVPFILIPILVYGRKVRVLAASSQNAIADIGTYAGEIIQNIKVVQSYTHEEQEKASFANEVENAFSVAKNRIKQRSLLIAIVIFLTFSAISVMLWVGGTDVLEGNMTGGELGAFVFYAIMVAMSVATISEVYGELQRAAGSATRLLELLNITSEIETPEDPKIIEKSHSTIIEFKDLDFYYPSRPSIAALQSINLKIPMGKVIALVGPSGAGKTTLFELLQRFYDPQSGHVLFNNININELDLDEVRQRMGMVPQHPVLFSSDVWHNIRYGNPSATDEEVINAAKLAHAHEFIEQLPEGYNSFLGEQGVRLSGGQKQRVALARAILKDPEVLLLDEATSALDAESEHHVQAALEKLMQNRTTLIIAHRLSTVVNADLILLMDKGQIIAQGTHAQLLNESRLYKRLCELQFESAIT, encoded by the coding sequence ATGTCGAACATATTCTCTAACAAGGTAAATGACACGCAAGCATTTACCAGTTTATTACCTATTTTTGCATTTATTAAACCATACAAGCTGATGGTGTTTTACGCCCTACTCGCATTGTTAGTGACTGCTGGCGTTAACCTATCTCTTGGCCAAGGGGTTAAGTTTGTCATTAATAATGGTTTTATTGCAGGTTCTGAGTCTCAATTGAAAACGGCAATTTTAGCATTGATTGTACTTATCACATTGCTTGCGGTTGGCACATTCAGTCGCTTTTATCTCATGTCTTGGTTAGGCGAACGTGTAAGTGCTGATATCAGGAAGGCCGTTTTTAATCAGGTAATTAAACTACACCCTAGCTATTTTGAGGAAAATAGAAGTGGCGAAATAATGTCACGATTAACAACGGATACATCATTACTGCAATCAATCATTGGTTCATCATTCTCGATGGCACTACGTAGTGTACTCATGTTAATTGGTGGTTTAATCATGCTGTTAGTCACTAACCTAGGTCTTACGTTATGGGTCGTAGCATGTGTCCCGTTTATTCTTATCCCTATTCTTGTGTATGGGCGTAAAGTGAGAGTATTGGCTGCGAGTAGTCAAAATGCGATTGCTGATATTGGTACATACGCCGGCGAAATAATTCAAAATATCAAGGTTGTTCAAAGCTATACCCATGAAGAACAAGAAAAAGCATCTTTTGCTAATGAGGTTGAAAATGCATTCTCTGTCGCAAAAAATAGAATTAAACAACGCTCACTTTTAATTGCGATAGTTATCTTTCTCACTTTCAGTGCAATTAGTGTCATGTTATGGGTTGGTGGTACTGACGTACTTGAAGGAAATATGACCGGAGGTGAGTTAGGTGCGTTTGTCTTCTATGCAATTATGGTCGCAATGTCTGTAGCGACAATATCAGAGGTTTACGGTGAACTACAACGCGCAGCGGGTTCTGCAACACGCTTGTTAGAGCTACTTAATATAACAAGTGAAATTGAAACACCGGAAGATCCAAAGATAATTGAAAAATCACATAGCACTATTATTGAATTTAAAGACCTCGATTTTTATTATCCTTCACGTCCTAGTATTGCAGCCCTGCAATCAATAAACCTAAAAATACCAATGGGTAAAGTGATTGCGTTAGTTGGTCCATCGGGTGCTGGTAAAACAACATTGTTTGAGCTATTGCAACGCTTCTATGATCCACAATCAGGTCATGTACTGTTTAATAATATCAATATTAACGAACTTGACCTTGATGAAGTTCGTCAGCGTATGGGCATGGTGCCACAACACCCGGTCTTATTTAGTTCTGATGTTTGGCATAATATCCGCTATGGTAATCCAAGTGCCACTGATGAAGAGGTTATTAACGCGGCTAAATTAGCACATGCACATGAATTTATTGAACAGCTTCCCGAAGGTTATAACAGCTTTTTAGGGGAACAAGGTGTGCGACTTTCAGGTGGACAGAAACAACGCGTTGCCCTCGCCCGTGCCATTTTGAAAGACCCTGAAGTGTTATTACTTGATGAAGCAACTAGCGCATTGGATGCTGAAAGCGAGCATCATGTCCAAGCGGCACTTGAGAAACTAATGCAAAACAGAACCACACTTATTATTGCTCACCGATTATCAACCGTGGTGAATGCAGACCTTATTTTGTTAATGGATAAAGGACAAATCATTGCACAAGGTACGCATGCCCAGCTACTTAACGAGTCTAGGTTATACAAACGCCTTTGTGAACTTCAGTTCGAAAGTGCCATTACTTAA